The segment GGAACGCTGTTCCACTTTCCCCTCAACGCCTTCGGTGCGCTAAAAACCGATAATAATGTGCTAGCGGGAGGATGCGGGGCAAGTGGGCCGGATATATGTGAAAAACAATATACAATGGGCCTGTGCGGGGGTGAACGGACCGAATGTATGCGGAAAATAGTATACAATGGGGCTGTGCGGAGGCGAGCGGCCTGGATGTATGCGGAAAACAGTATACAACGGAGCTGTGCGAGGTCGAGCGGGCGAATGTAGGCGAAAAACAGTATACAATGGGGCTGTGCGGGGGCGAGCGGGTGAATGTATGCGAAAAACCACTTACAATTTGTTAGCGGGAGGGTGCGTAGGACGGGTGAAGCTCAGGTAAGGGCAAAAATCAGGGGCAGTATTGCCCCTGAATGTCCCCCGAATGCCCCCCGAATGCCCCCCGAATGCCCCCAGAAGTGGGCGGATGAGTAGCCGGTGGTGGTTAAGGTGAGGTTACTTGAGTTCAATCCGCTCCGCCCCGCCCATATACTGGCGCAGCGCCTGCGGGATGTAGATCGATCCGTCCTCCTGCTGGTGATTCTCCAGCAGCGGAATCAGAATGCGCGGCGTGGCGACCGCTGTGTTGTTCAAGGTATGGCAGTATTGCAGCCGCCCGTCTTCATCACGGTAGCGGATGCCCGAGCGGCGGGCCTGGAAGTCGAGCAGATTGGAAGCCGAGTGGGTCTCCCCGTAGGCTTCTCTGCCCGGCATCCAGGTCTCGATGTCATACTGCTTGTGGGTCTTCATCGCCATGTCTCCGCTACAGACGGCGACTACCCGGTAGGGCAGCTCCAGCAGCTGGAGAATATGCTCGGCATTGCCGAGAATCTCCTGGAGCATCTGCTCCGATTCTGCCGGATCGTTCTTGCACATGACCACCTGCTCGATCTTCGAGAACTGGTGGACCCGGTACAGCCCGCGCACATCGCGCCCGGCCGAGCCGACCTCGCGGCGGAAGCAGGCCGACATCCCGGCCAGCCGCAGCGGCTGATCCAGCTCCAGAATCTCATCGCTGTACAGCGAGACCAGCGATACCTCCGAGGTCCCGGCCAGCCAGCGCTTCTCGCCCGTCAGCTCGTAGGTCTGATCCATGCCGCCGGGGAAGAAGCCGGTCCGCTCCAGCGCCTCCGGCCGGACGATCACGGGCACATCCAGCGCGGTGAAGCCGCGCTGCATCAGCACATCGAGGGCCAGCCGCTGCACGGCAAGATGCAGCAGCAGCCCGGCCCCCTTCAGCACATAGCTGCGGGGCCCTCCGGCTTTGACGCCGCGCGGAAGGTCGATGATGTCGTGCAGCTCTCCGAGCTCGACATGGTCCCGCGCGCGGAACCCGAAGACCGGCAGCGCGCCATGCCGCCGCAGCTCCACATTCGCGCGCTCATCCGGCCCGATCGGCGTATCCGCCGACACGGGATTCGGCGCTTCCAGCAGCAGCTCGCCGCAGCGCTGCTCCGCTTCCGCAAGCTCCGCCTCCAGCAGAGTCAGCTGGCCGTTGATCACCCGCACCTGCTCCTTGGCCAGCTCGCCACCCGAAACGTCGCCCCCGCGCAGCAGGCGCTCGACCTCCTTCGTCAGCGCGTTGCGCTCCGCGCGCCGCTGCTCCGTCTCCCGGCGGGCCAGCCGCCGCCGGTCATCCCACTCCAGAAGTTCCTCCAGGGGGAACTTCAATCTTTTCCACTCGGCTGTCTTCCGTACAATGTCCTCATTCTCCCTGATCCAGTTCATATCCAGCATCTGCATCCGCTCCTTAAGTGTGGGTAAAAAAACGCAAAAAACGCCCTCATCCATGGGACGAGGAGCGTCAGCTCGCGGTGCCACCCAGGTTGACCTCATTCGCGTACAGCTGCTATGCAGCGCGCGGAATCAGGCCCTCTTTGGTCTTCGCGGTAACGGGCGAAACCCGGTAAACTTAGGGAACAGGAAGCTGCTCCGGTCGCAGACGCCTCGCGGTTGGATGCCGGTCGTTGGCCTGGTCGGGATATAGGTTTGCCGCTTATTATAACCAGAGCGGCAGCGGTTTGCAAGCATAAGAGGGGTTTGACAATATTCCTTGTACTCTGCTAGGATTATTACTAATTTAAAGTATTGATGCCCGGCGAAGCAGCCCGGTTTATCCTATCATGCGGACGGAAGAGGTGCGGAAATGGCCAAAATAGTCGTAATTAACGGAACACCCTCGCTGGTCTCACGGATCAATGCCGTGATTGAGTATGCAGAGAATGACCTGCGGGAGCGCGGATTTGAAGTGGAGCGGATCAATGTGGCGGAGCTGCCCGCGGAGGATCTGATCCATACCAAATTCGAGAGCGAAGCCATCGTCAAGGCGAACGGGCTCGTGGCGGAAGCCGATGCGGTCATCGTAGTTAGCCCGGTGTATAAGGCCTCCTATACCGGAGTGCTGAAGACCTTCCTGGATCTGGTGCCGCAAAAAGGGCTGGCCGGCAAAATCGTGCTGCCGCTCTTCATGGGCGGAAGCCTCGCGCATCTGCTGGCGATTGACTATGCGCTGAAGCCGGTACTGTCCGTGCTGGGTGCCCGCTACATTCTTGGCGGCGTCTACGCCGTAGACTCGCAGGCGGTGCGTAACGACCAGGGCGTAGTTGAGCTGGCCGAAGAGCTGAAGCTGCGTCTGGACAGCGTACTGGAGGAGCTGGCAGAGGAGACGGAGCATAAGGTGGCACGTAAGGCAGGGCAATAAGCCGTACCCGGTCCGAACCAATAAAAGGCACTAAACCACCCGGTAGCGGGAGTTTAGTGCCTTTGTTATTTTTGTACCCCTTGAAAGCTCAGCTCCGGCTCCCACAGAACAACCCTATCTCCCGCCAGACTCGCAGGAATATCAATGATCCGCTGGTTGCTGCTTCCCCGGTAAGAGAGGGTAAGGTCTTTGAGCGCTTCGACGAACCGTCCGTCGATCACGACCTGGCACAAGGCCAGCAGGTTCCATTCCGCTGAACCGGGGGAAGCCGTAAGCTCCTCGTACGTATAACCGGTATAGATCCAGATTGGGAAGTCCGGCAGCTCGGCGCGCAGCTCGTGAATGAAGTCTGCAGCCTCCTCAGCCGAGAAAAAAGGGTCCCCGCCCGCCAGCGTCAAGCCGTCCAGCAGCGGATTGCCTGCAATCTCTTCTATGATCTCCCGCCGCCGCTCCGGGGTGAAGACTTCCCCGAAGTTAAAGTTCCAGGTCTTCGGGTTGAAGCAGCCCGGGCAGCGGTGGCGGCAGCCGCTGATGAAGAGGACGGCCCGCAGGCCTTCCCCTTCATTGATCGACTCCGGGTAATATCCGCAGATGTTCATAGATGCTTAACACGGTCCCGGACTTCGGCTTGCTTGGCCGCATTGAAGCGGGTCTGATAGTCACCGGTCAGATACCCGGTAACCCGGCGCAGACGGCGGATATGGGTGGTATCCTCATGGGCATTGCAGGTCGGGCAATTCGTACCGATGACCCCTTCATAGCCGCAGCCGGAGCAGCGGTCAATCGGATGGTTAATGCTGAAGTAGCTGATGTCCTGCTCCAGCGCGTATTTGATGATTTTGACGAAGGCTGCAGGGTTGCTCCGGGCATTGCCGTTCAGTTCGACATAGGAGATCGCTCCGGCGTTGCAATATTCATGGAACGTGGCTTCCAGGCTGATCTTCTTGGCTGCGCTCAGTTCATGGTAGACCGGAATGTGGAACGAGTTCGTATAATATTCACGGTCGGTTACCCCAGGGATAGAGCCTAGCACCTTGCGGTCGATCTTGGTAAATTTGC is part of the Paenibacillus sp. FSL M7-0420 genome and harbors:
- the serS gene encoding serine--tRNA ligase, coding for MLDMNWIRENEDIVRKTAEWKRLKFPLEELLEWDDRRRLARRETEQRRAERNALTKEVERLLRGGDVSGGELAKEQVRVINGQLTLLEAELAEAEQRCGELLLEAPNPVSADTPIGPDERANVELRRHGALPVFGFRARDHVELGELHDIIDLPRGVKAGGPRSYVLKGAGLLLHLAVQRLALDVLMQRGFTALDVPVIVRPEALERTGFFPGGMDQTYELTGEKRWLAGTSEVSLVSLYSDEILELDQPLRLAGMSACFRREVGSAGRDVRGLYRVHQFSKIEQVVMCKNDPAESEQMLQEILGNAEHILQLLELPYRVVAVCSGDMAMKTHKQYDIETWMPGREAYGETHSASNLLDFQARRSGIRYRDEDGRLQYCHTLNNTAVATPRILIPLLENHQQEDGSIYIPQALRQYMGGAERIELK
- the ssuE gene encoding NADPH-dependent FMN reductase, whose product is MAKIVVINGTPSLVSRINAVIEYAENDLRERGFEVERINVAELPAEDLIHTKFESEAIVKANGLVAEADAVIVVSPVYKASYTGVLKTFLDLVPQKGLAGKIVLPLFMGGSLAHLLAIDYALKPVLSVLGARYILGGVYAVDSQAVRNDQGVVELAEELKLRLDSVLEELAEETEHKVARKAGQ
- the nrdG gene encoding anaerobic ribonucleoside-triphosphate reductase activating protein yields the protein MNICGYYPESINEGEGLRAVLFISGCRHRCPGCFNPKTWNFNFGEVFTPERRREIIEEIAGNPLLDGLTLAGGDPFFSAEEAADFIHELRAELPDFPIWIYTGYTYEELTASPGSAEWNLLALCQVVIDGRFVEALKDLTLSYRGSSNQRIIDIPASLAGDRVVLWEPELSFQGVQK